One window from the genome of Candidatus Nealsonbacteria bacterium encodes:
- a CDS encoding UvrD-helicase domain-containing protein, producing MKKLNEEQKEAVVHEAGPLLIVAGAGTGKTTVITQRIAYLIEKELAKPEEILAVTFTEKAAGEMEERVDTLLPYGYVDLWISTFHSFCERVLRDHALDIGLPADFKVLDPTAGWLLVRQNLDKFELDYYKPLGNPTKFIQTLISHFSHCKDQEVYPEDYLEYSERLKTRDDSPENQETERIKEVANAFHAYQKLLLENSYLDFGDLINYCLKLFKKRPLILEKYREKFKYILVDEFQDTNWSQYELIKVLAFPKNNLTVCADDDQAIYCWRGASFSNIILFKKDFPKAKQISLVKNYRSAQNILDLAYRFIKANDPDRLEYVNKINKKLISMMDKPTSAKASADAKALADKSARQGGIIEHISAKNLDEEVGKTIKKILEILKRDKEVNYNDIAILVRANNTANVFTKALERAGLPYQFLASKGLYSKPIILDVISYFKLLDNYHESPSVYRILNLLFLEIPYQDIINIIQYSHRKTKSLFEAMEELALIPGISERAQEKIPFILSLIKKHSALSREKIVSEIFLAFLGDSGYLKYLASKDDKEQIDVLNQFYKRIKSFEESAMEPSLKNFMEEIVFEIESGEEGKLEFDPEQGPDMIKVMTIHGAKGLEFKYVFLVNMVDKRFPTIERKDLIELPEELIKDIKPKGDVHLQEERRICYVAMTRAKKELYFTSAEDYGLARKKRLSRFLIEMGYKDSLETKNLKSKNGLPEPAVKKPETKSQKESEYLPEHFSFSQLAAFEKCPLQYKFNFILKIPIKGKAVFSFGKTMHNTFYSFLKAASESSKNNQSDLFGFPDKKTKTAKKDSAFQLEDLLLIFEKNWIGEWYETKSQKEGYYKLGKKIVKDFYQEFIKNPPKVLKINNSFALEMPFNLKIGKNTLFGVIDRIDEREGGVAIIDYKTGSSKEKLKPEDKEQLLIYQIAIEEVFKLKPKELIYDYLNDGKKASFLGSAEETENLKEKIKREIEEIKKSNFKPTPGHQCGFCDFKDICDFAQRQ from the coding sequence TTGAAAAAATTAAATGAGGAGCAAAAAGAGGCGGTGGTCCACGAAGCGGGACCGCTTTTAATCGTGGCCGGAGCCGGAACTGGAAAAACAACAGTGATTACCCAAAGAATTGCTTATCTGATAGAAAAGGAACTGGCTAAGCCGGAAGAAATATTAGCCGTTACTTTTACGGAAAAAGCGGCCGGAGAAATGGAGGAAAGAGTTGATACTCTTTTGCCTTACGGCTACGTTGATTTATGGATTTCAACCTTTCATTCTTTTTGCGAAAGAGTTCTGAGAGACCATGCTTTAGATATCGGCTTGCCGGCTGATTTTAAAGTTTTGGACCCGACAGCAGGCTGGCTTTTGGTGCGCCAGAATTTGGATAAATTCGAGCTTGATTATTATAAGCCTTTGGGCAATCCGACTAAATTCATACAGACCCTGATTTCCCATTTTTCCCATTGCAAAGACCAGGAAGTTTATCCTGAAGATTACCTTGAATATAGCGAAAGGTTAAAAACCAGGGACGACTCTCCGGAAAATCAGGAAACAGAAAGAATAAAGGAAGTGGCAAACGCTTTTCATGCTTACCAAAAATTGCTTTTGGAAAACAGCTATTTGGATTTCGGAGACCTTATAAATTACTGCTTGAAATTATTTAAAAAAAGACCTTTGATTTTGGAAAAATATAGGGAAAAGTTCAAATACATTTTGGTGGATGAATTCCAGGACACTAATTGGTCTCAATATGAATTGATAAAAGTATTAGCTTTTCCCAAAAATAATCTCACCGTCTGCGCTGATGATGACCAGGCCATCTATTGTTGGAGAGGAGCTTCTTTTTCCAATATTATCCTGTTTAAAAAGGATTTTCCCAAGGCAAAACAGATTTCCTTGGTTAAAAATTACAGGTCAGCCCAGAACATTTTGGATTTGGCTTACAGGTTTATTAAAGCCAATGACCCTGACCGGCTTGAATATGTTAATAAAATAAATAAAAAATTAATTTCAATGATGGATAAACCCACCTCTGCCAAGGCTTCCGCCGACGCTAAAGCTTTGGCGGACAAGTCGGCGAGGCAAGGGGGGATAATCGAGCATATAAGCGCTAAAAATTTGGACGAAGAAGTTGGGAAAACAATCAAGAAAATACTGGAAATTTTAAAAAGAGACAAAGAGGTGAATTACAACGATATTGCCATTTTGGTCAGGGCGAACAACACGGCGAACGTTTTTACAAAGGCCTTAGAAAGGGCCGGTTTGCCATATCAATTTTTGGCTTCAAAAGGGCTTTACTCAAAGCCCATTATTTTGGACGTTATTTCTTATTTTAAGCTTTTGGATAATTATCATGAAAGTCCGTCGGTTTACAGAATTTTAAACTTGTTATTTTTAGAAATACCTTATCAAGACATAATTAATATTATCCAATACAGCCATCGCAAAACAAAATCTCTTTTTGAGGCAATGGAAGAGCTGGCTTTAATTCCCGGGATTTCGGAAAGGGCCCAAGAAAAAATTCCTTTTATCCTTAGCTTGATAAAAAAACATTCCGCTCTTTCCCGAGAAAAAATAGTTTCGGAAATATTCCTGGCTTTTTTAGGAGATTCGGGTTATTTGAAATATTTGGCCTCAAAAGATGATAAAGAACAGATAGACGTGCTTAACCAATTTTATAAAAGAATAAAAAGCTTTGAAGAATCCGCGATGGAGCCATCTTTGAAAAATTTTATGGAAGAAATAGTTTTTGAAATAGAGTCAGGAGAAGAGGGGAAACTTGAATTCGACCCTGAACAGGGTCCGGACATGATTAAAGTGATGACCATTCACGGAGCCAAAGGATTGGAATTCAAATACGTATTTTTAGTTAATATGGTGGATAAAAGATTTCCAACCATTGAAAGAAAGGATTTGATAGAGCTTCCCGAAGAATTAATTAAAGACATCAAACCCAAAGGAGATGTCCATTTGCAGGAAGAAAGAAGGATTTGCTATGTGGCTATGACCAGAGCCAAGAAAGAACTTTATTTTACCTCGGCCGAGGATTATGGATTAGCAAGGAAAAAGAGATTGTCGCGATTTTTAATAGAAATGGGATATAAAGACAGTCTTGAAACTAAAAATTTAAAATCGAAAAACGGATTGCCCGAACCGGCCGTGAAAAAACCGGAGACCAAAAGCCAAAAAGAATCGGAATATCTTCCGGAACATTTTTCATTTTCTCAACTGGCTGCTTTTGAAAAATGCCCTTTGCAGTATAAATTCAATTTTATTTTAAAGATTCCGATTAAAGGAAAGGCTGTTTTTTCCTTCGGAAAAACAATGCACAATACTTTTTACAGTTTTTTGAAAGCAGCAAGCGAGAGCAGTAAAAATAACCAAAGCGATTTATTCGGTTTTCCGGATAAAAAAACAAAAACAGCAAAAAAGGACAGTGCTTTTCAACTGGAAGATTTGCTCCTTATTTTTGAAAAAAACTGGATAGGGGAATGGTATGAGACCAAAAGCCAAAAAGAGGGATATTATAAATTGGGAAAGAAAATAGTTAAGGATTTTTACCAGGAGTTTATAAAAAATCCTCCCAAGGTTTTAAAAATTAACAATTCCTTTGCCTTAGAAATGCCATTTAACTTAAAGATAGGAAAAAATACGTTATTTGGCGTAATAGACAGAATTGATGAAAGAGAAGGGGGAGTCGCGATTATAGATTATAAAACCGGAAGCTCCAAAGAAAAATTAAAGCCGGAAGACAAAGAGCAGTTATTAATTTATCAAATAGCGATTGAGGAGGTTTTTAAATTAAAACCAAAAGAGCTTATTTATGATTACTTAAACGACGGAAAGAAGGCGTCTTTTCTGGGCTCAGCAGAAGAAACAGAAAATCTTAAAGAAAAAATAAAAAGAGAGATAGAAGAAATCAAGAAAAGTAATTTCAAACCTACTCCGGGCCACCAATGCGGATTTTGCGACTTTAAAGACATTTGCGATTTTGCCCAAAGGCAGTAA